In Tenrec ecaudatus isolate mTenEca1 chromosome 4, mTenEca1.hap1, whole genome shotgun sequence, a single window of DNA contains:
- the LOC142444429 gene encoding RNA-binding protein 4B isoform X2 gives MVKLFIGNLPREATEQEIRSLFEQYGKVLECDIIKNYGFVHIEDKTAAEDAIRNLHHYKLHGVNINVEASKNKSKASTKLHVGNISPTCTNQELRAKFEEYGPVIECDIVKDYAFVHMERAEDAVEAIRGLDNTEFQGRIIAD, from the coding sequence ATGGTGAAGCTGTTCATCGGCAACCTGCCCCGGGAGGCCACCGAGCAGGAGATCCGCTCGCTCTTCGAGCAGTATGGGAAGGTGCTGGAGTGTGACATCATCAAGAACTACGGCTTTGTGCACATAGAGGACAAGACGGCGGCCGAGGATGCCATCCGCAACCTGCACCACTACAAGCTGCACGGGGTGAACATCAACGTGGAGGCCAGCAAGAACAAGAGCAAAGCGTCCACCAAGCTCCACGTGGGCAACATCAGCCCCACGTGCACCAACCAAGAGCTCCGGGCCAAGTTTGAGGAGTATGGGCCCGTCATCGAGTGTGACATCGTGAAGGACTATGCCTTCGTCCACATGGAGCGGGCGGAGGATGCAGTGGAGGCCATCAGGGGCCTGGACAACACCGAGTTTCAAG